TCGAGTTCCGCGATCTGTCCGTCGCGGATGGGGTAGTAGTTGCCCGTGTCGATCACGACGACGTCCTTCGGCACATTCGCGAAGAGATCCTTCGGCAGGTCCAGGATCGCCTTCTGGGGGATCGTCAGGACGACGACCTCACCGGCCCTCGCCGCCTCGGCGGGGGTGACGGCCTTCGCGCCCGTCTCCGCCGCGAGTTCGCGAAGCGTCTCGGGCCCGCGCGAGTTCGCGATGAAGACCTCGTGCCCGAGCCGGGTCCAGCGTCGAGCGAGGGTCCCACCGATCATTCCCGCGCCGATGATTCCGATCTTCATGTCGCCATCCTCCTGGGAGTGACTCCCATGACTGTGTGCGCCGGTTCGATGCCCGACCCCCACGGGAGGTGCGCGGTGCGTGTCGGATTCTCGATGGGGTCAAAGCCGGAAGACGTCGGCGAGCAACGCCGTCCGGCCCGTAACGGCGCTGGGGTTGGCCTTGTCGCGGCGATGAATCCGGGTATACCTCCGCCAAGGGGAGCACACGATGAGCAGGTTCGAACCAATCACCCTTCCAACGGGCCGCTACGCGCTGACCGCCGCCACCGACGATGCCATCCGGGGCAGCTGCGGGGCACCGGCGCGGGCGGGCCAGGCGGCGCACCCGATCATGGCGTTCGTCGCCGCGGTCGGGGGGCTCGGCGCCTCGGTCGCCGAGGTCTGTCGCTTGTGCGGCAGTTCGGTCGACGTCGGCCCCGTGCTCGCCTCCTGCGCGATCCGCTACCCGCGTGAAATGCGGATCGATCAAGAATATCGCGTCGAGGCGCGGCTCGCCGACGTGGTGCGCAAACCCAGCCACCGGTTCGGGGAGGCCGATCATGCCCGACTGGAGATCGCGCTGATGCAAGGGGAAGACATCCACGCCGAAGTCTCGCTGCACTGGATCCTGCCGGTCAGGGGTGAGGCATGAGCGCGCTGCCCCCGATCAGGATCGACGCTGTCGAGGCCGCGCCGATGGTGGTGTGGGTGCGCGCGATGAACGACGACAATCCGATCCATGTCGATCCCGCCGTCGCCGATGCGCTGGGATTCGGCCCGCGCACCGTCAATCCCGGCCCGATGAACCTGGCCTATGCGATGAACCTGCTGCTGGCGGCGACGCCCGACCGGCCCATCGCCGCGATCGAGGCGCGCTTCCTGGGCAATGTCCAGTCGGGCGATTCGGTGCGCGCGGAAGGCACGCAGGAGGGCGACACCGCGACGCTGCGGCTGGTGCGCGCGGAGGACGGCGCGGTGCTGGTCGATGCCGTCGCGCGGCTGCGGGAGTAGTCCTCGCTGGCGTACTGGCCGCCGCGGTCGGAGTGGTGCGGCAACCCTCGCGGGAGGCTGGCGCCCCCCGTGCTAGCCTCGCGGAGCATGAACATCCTGCCATCGCTCCTCGAGCCCCATGCGGCCCTCCTCTCGCCCGCGTTGAATCGGCTGGACGAACTCGATGCGGAGGGGCTGCTCGCGGCCCCGGTCGACCTGGAAGCCATGGTCCAGCACGGCGTGGATTCGCGGCCCCGTCTGGACGGTCAGCGGTTGGAGTTCGACGAGCCCACGTGCGTCGTCGTCACGGGGGATGTGACGGCGGAGACGCTCGTCCTCGAGGAACAGTCCGTGCTGCTCGTGCTGGGCAACCTGAAGGCCCGCTCGGCGCGGCTGTACGGCACGGCGCTGGTGCTGGGCACGTGCGAGGTCACCGAGAGCCTCGTCGGCCATGGGGAGCCCCATACCCTGACAGTGCTCGGTGCGGTCCAGGCGGGGCGCTGCGAGATGCATCAGCAATACATCATGCAATTCCTTGGCGGAGGCACGCTCGCGAGTCTGAGCGACAGCGAGGGCGGCGAGGAGGAACTCCTGGAGTTGATGCACGCGGCGGGCAGCGCGCTCCAGGTCGGCGCGTAGCGCCATGGCCGAGGAGTGATCTACCTTCCCCCGCATGACGAAGCAGCAGACGGAACTCATCGATCTGATTCGCAAGATCAACGACCTGCACTACATCGAGACCTACAACCGGGTGGAGAAGCCCGAGGCCGAGTACCTCGCGATCCTGCGCAAGGCCCAGGACGGGAATGCCGCGATCCTCGACAGCATCCGGCAACTCCTGGCCGAGGGCGTGAGCCTCGACTTCAAGACCATCAATGGCCACACGCCCCTGGCCGTCGCGGTGACCCAGAACAACGTCGAGCTGGTCCAGTTGCTCATCGCTCATGGCGCCGACATCCATTCGACGATGGGATACGACACGCCGCTGCACCGGGCGGCGGAGTTCGGAGCCGATCGGGTGGTCCGGTTCCTCATCGAAAAAGGTCTGGACCCGCGCGCGAAGACTCCGGGAGGCAGGAGCGTCCTGTCAGCCGCTCGAAGCTCGAGACACAGCAAGAACGTCGTCCCCCTGCTGGTCGAGCTCCTGAAGAAGACGAAGTCACAGAGGCCACCCCCTCCGAAGAAGCTGAAGGAACTCTCCGAAGAGAACGTCACCCGGTACCTGGCCGGCACCGCGCCGGCGACAGTGGCCGCGCGTGACTGGGAGGCGCTCCAGGCCTTCATGGACAGCGTCTTCGTCGAGGAGCACTCGGTCACCATCGACCAGCTCTACGAGAACATCGAAGAGCACGGCGGTACGCGGCCTCACCTGGTCTTCGCCTGCATCGACCTCATCCAGAAGGCCGCGACCCGGGAGCCCCAACACAAGAAGCTCAAGAAGGTCTCCAAGACGACCTACGTCCACCATGGCGACCTGGAGATCGACGGGGACCTGGGAGTGCGCTCGCTGATGGTGACCGGGAGCCTGACGGTGAAGGGCAAGGCCTCGAACCCCCAGGGACGCCAGCTGTTCGTGGGGGGCGATTTCGCGTGCGACACCTTCTACACGGAGGGGCCCGTGGTCATCGGTGGTGACCTCCGGGCGCGAACCGTTGATGCCTTCTACAATGACTACGGCCTGGAGGTTCGTGGCACGCTGAAGGCCGACACCCTCACGGTGGAACGACACCAGGTGACGGCGGGCCGGTTCGACGTCAGGGAACGCATCGACAAGTAGCCGAACCGGCTCGGACGAGCGCTCAGGGCACCGTGTCCTTGCGCGGGATGGAGGCACCGCGCAGGCTCGACACCTTCGCGTTGACGGTGTTGGTGTCCAGGTACGCGTCCTTGGCGAAGTACACCCAGTCCACGTCCTCGAAGTACGTGCGCGCGCCGCCGGAGGCGCCGAGCTCGATGAACCACATCTGGAAGTCGAGGAACTGGTTGATGAGCGGCGAGAACTGGGACGAGTGGTTGGCCCGCTCCACGCCGTCGATGTGATAGACATTGCCCGAGGGCGTCACGTGCAGCACGAGCGTGTGCCAGCCATCATGGCTGTAGGCGAGCCGGGCCGAGGTGCTCGCCGTCTTGTTCTTGTCGAACGAGGTGAGGAACATGGTGGGGGTGTTGCCCTGTCCCCAGCCACCGTTGGGCAGGTACTCGTAGTCCTGCTCCGAGTAGCTGGGGCTGCTGTAGGGCGTGAGCGCGAAGAAGGTCTCGACGTACTTGTCGGCGAAGACGCGCGTGCCGGACAGCGGGGTGTCGCGGAAGCGCATCCGGGTCGCGTAGGTGCCGAAGCGGAACTTCTGCGCCTGGGTGAGGACCTCCGAGTGCGAGGTGCCCGCCGTGGTGCCGTTGGTGGTCGCCCGCAGCCGCATCAGCCGGTCCGAGCCCTCGGTCACGATGGAGACGTTGCTCGCGGACCAGGTGGCGCCACTCACGCCGGGGCCGCCCGCGTACGTGCGCACCGTCCAGAGGTTGGTGAACGCCGCGTCGCCCGTCCCCGAGTAGGTGAAGTCATCGAAGAACTCGGCCAGGTTCGAGGGCGGCGGGTCCGTCGGAGGATTCGTGCCGCCGGTGGGAAGCGTGCCGCCGCGCAGACCGCCGGTGGGTGCCGAGCCCGCGTCGTGCACGGTGATGCGGCTCCAGTCGGTGGGCACCGTCTGGTTGCCGTAGGAATAGTCATCCGTCTCGTTGACGGTGGCGCCCCCGAAGGTGACGCCGAGATCGATCGGCGCGGTCGTCGCTCCGGCGGCCAGACTTCCGGCCGCGCTGGTGAAGCGGATTTCCACGTACTGATCCGCCCCGGTGGCGGACGCGCTCCCGGTGGACAGCGAGATGGCCGAGCAGCTCGGCGCGTTCCACCACCAGCACGCCGGAGCCACGGTGGTGGCACCATTCTTCGTGAGCCAGTAGCGCACGACGATGTTGCTCAAGGGGATGGCGGCCGAGGTGTTGTTGCGCACCTGGATGCCCGCCTCGATGATGTCGTCGTTGGGCCCCGCCGCGTTGTAGTTCTGATACTGGACGGTGAAATCCGCCGTCCCCGCGAGGCTCTCGCTCAAGGGCACCACCAGCGACATCGCGGCGAGCAGGCTCTGCTTCCAGATCGTCTTCATCGGCTCCTGGTCCTTTCCCCGGAGAGCGCCTGGGCCCACTCCGTGGAGATTCGTTCGGGTGACGCACGCACCGGCGCGCGAACACATTCGCTGTATACAGAGTGCGATCCCGATTTAATCGGGTTATCGCGTAATAACGTTAAATCCTATTAATTCGTGAGAAACCGGCAAGTAATTTCACACCTTCACTGCGAGTGTGATTGACCGCTCTCGGGCTCCCCTAACGTTCCGGGAACTCGTGAGGAACACACGCCAGGCATCTGACGAGAGGCCATCCCCCATCATGGCGCGTCGTCTCCCGAGCCCTCGAATGGGAACCCTCGCTCGTCCTCTCCCCCAAGCCCATGACCGCGAGCAACCCCGAGCACGTGGCCTTCACCGCCCGCATCCGCGAGCTCCTCGACCGGGCCGGCCTCATCGAGCGTCCGGAACCTGGACCCGCCAGCGAAGACT
Above is a window of Cystobacter fuscus DNA encoding:
- a CDS encoding polymer-forming cytoskeletal protein, with product MNILPSLLEPHAALLSPALNRLDELDAEGLLAAPVDLEAMVQHGVDSRPRLDGQRLEFDEPTCVVVTGDVTAETLVLEEQSVLLVLGNLKARSARLYGTALVLGTCEVTESLVGHGEPHTLTVLGAVQAGRCEMHQQYIMQFLGGGTLASLSDSEGGEEELLELMHAAGSALQVGA
- a CDS encoding cellulose binding domain-containing protein produces the protein MKTIWKQSLLAAMSLVVPLSESLAGTADFTVQYQNYNAAGPNDDIIEAGIQVRNNTSAAIPLSNIVVRYWLTKNGATTVAPACWWWNAPSCSAISLSTGSASATGADQYVEIRFTSAAGSLAAGATTAPIDLGVTFGGATVNETDDYSYGNQTVPTDWSRITVHDAGSAPTGGLRGGTLPTGGTNPPTDPPPSNLAEFFDDFTYSGTGDAAFTNLWTVRTYAGGPGVSGATWSASNVSIVTEGSDRLMRLRATTNGTTAGTSHSEVLTQAQKFRFGTYATRMRFRDTPLSGTRVFADKYVETFFALTPYSSPSYSEQDYEYLPNGGWGQGNTPTMFLTSFDKNKTASTSARLAYSHDGWHTLVLHVTPSGNVYHIDGVERANHSSQFSPLINQFLDFQMWFIELGASGGARTYFEDVDWVYFAKDAYLDTNTVNAKVSSLRGASIPRKDTVP
- a CDS encoding ankyrin repeat domain-containing protein, with protein sequence MTKQQTELIDLIRKINDLHYIETYNRVEKPEAEYLAILRKAQDGNAAILDSIRQLLAEGVSLDFKTINGHTPLAVAVTQNNVELVQLLIAHGADIHSTMGYDTPLHRAAEFGADRVVRFLIEKGLDPRAKTPGGRSVLSAARSSRHSKNVVPLLVELLKKTKSQRPPPPKKLKELSEENVTRYLAGTAPATVAARDWEALQAFMDSVFVEEHSVTIDQLYENIEEHGGTRPHLVFACIDLIQKAATREPQHKKLKKVSKTTYVHHGDLEIDGDLGVRSLMVTGSLTVKGKASNPQGRQLFVGGDFACDTFYTEGPVVIGGDLRARTVDAFYNDYGLEVRGTLKADTLTVERHQVTAGRFDVRERIDK
- a CDS encoding NADPH-dependent F420 reductase — protein: MGVGHRTGAHSHGSHSQEDGDMKIGIIGAGMIGGTLARRWTRLGHEVFIANSRGPETLRELAAETGAKAVTPAEAARAGEVVVLTIPQKAILDLPKDLFANVPKDVVVIDTGNYYPIRDGQIAELDGGKVESEWVASRIGRPVVKVFNNIYFKNLLEKGTAKGTPGRIALPVAGDPPEARAKVLRLVDELGFDPVDAGSLSDSWRQQPGTPSYTHDLDAARLKQALAAAERGSIPEYRNAANESLKKYLTT
- a CDS encoding MaoC family dehydratase, translating into MNDDNPIHVDPAVADALGFGPRTVNPGPMNLAYAMNLLLAATPDRPIAAIEARFLGNVQSGDSVRAEGTQEGDTATLRLVRAEDGAVLVDAVARLRE